The DNA window TCACAAGTAAATTCAACTCCGATCTTGTCCAAGCCACGCAGCGAAGCGACGACCGGCATTTACAAGTAATGCGTGCACTCCAGGGTGGAATGGATTCGTGTCCGAAGATCAAAGGCGGCGAGGGAGAGTATGCCGATCCGGAATGCGTGAAGTCGAAAAATCACGAAGCGATGAAAGGACACGTCACCGCTGCGAATGTCCTGCTGGCCGATCTACGGGGTATCTATGCAGAGTACGTCCAGAAACTTCGGGCACAGTATGCGGCGATGGATGCGATCCTTGCTTCGACCGGCTACGGCTCGAAGGCGAGGACCCAGATCTATCTCGATCAGTTTACGGCCGCACAGGCAATGGAGATCTCAGGCGTTCAGCAACTGATGGGCCGATACAGCGGCGCGGTGATCGAGGCCGCTACATACGTACAGCAATTGAAAGACTGGGAGAGAGATAATCCCTGAGCACTACTTCCCTTGCGCCTCGCGCAAAAGGCGGCAGCATGTCGCCAGATGCATTCTGTTCAACGCAATCCGTTCTGCAACCAGCGTGAATAACTCGCTGAGATGTTCGCCGAATCGGTCGATGAGTTTTCTTCTACTCGCGTCGCCAACCCTCCAGATCTCCGGCGGAATGACTTCGTCGGCAACAGCGAAGGGCGGTGCAAGTGTCGCCATTTGCGTAGAGAGCAGCGACGCTTCTTGTCCGATGCGCCAGCGTTCGGCCTCGACAAGTCCGGAGGCGCGGTTGCGACGATGCCGCATAATACACTCTGCCGAGCCGTTGCAGGGTTCGCTCTGGTTGGCCTGCCGTGCCTTCTCGTCGATTGCGCGCACTTGTTCGTCGAAGGTATTCTCGAGCGCCCGATAGGACGTCTCGATCTCGTTATTGAGCGCCTGTAGTTGTCGCAACAGTGTAAGCAGCGAATCGTTGGAGATTGTCGGCTCGGACTGCACTGTGTTTGTGAACTTCTTCGTGGCTAGCGCCGTCTCGTCGTTGACCGTGCGAGTACCAGTGTCGTTCTTCATTACCTGCACCGGTGCCTGATTTGCCAGCGCTGACTGTGGCGGCTTGCGACGCGTCTGGAAGAATTGTTTCATTTGGCGTTCGAGCCGCTTGACATCGTTTGCTGTATCAAGGACGTTCGGGTCGAGCACACCAAGCGTCGCATCGTTCGGTGCGGTCTGCGGCGCTGGAAGCGAGGCGAGGTAGGCGCGAAAGCTCGTCGGCGAACTTTGTGCAAGCACGCCAGACGACAGACTCAACCCAATGAGCAATGATGCAAGTGCGCTTGCTCGGCGCAATGTGCGGTTCTTCAGCATAAGCATTCGGCAATCCTATCTCTAATTTACGACAAATTCTGGCCCGTTCATCGTTGCAACATACATTATTCATCGAACTCTCGGAATCCTTTGCCGATAGCAGCACATATCCAATCATAGAAAGGAGCCATCGGAATGGTCAGAGTTTTTTTCATGCTCGCCTTGTTCGCCGCGTTCGTCGTGGCCGAAGTACACGCGCAATCGAAAGACCACACACGGATGTTTCAACTAGGTGATTCGCCAAGCTCCGTCACCTCTACGGACCAAGAGAACAAGCGCGTTGCGCGCCGCGAGCTGAGCGACTCCATCCGCAAAGAGATTGAAAAACTTCACGAACGCATCGAAGAACTCTCAAAGAAGCTCGACGAAGTCTTGCCGGACGAACACCGTAATCGATTGATCTCACCGTTCCTCGATTCGCTAGGCAGGCTACGACAGTTGCCGGATATTGATCTCTACAGTCCGTTTCCAAAGAATTTCATCATCCCAAATCCTCAGCTCATTCCGGAAGACCACATGCTCGTGTTACCTGAGCCGCCAACCACTCCGAAGCGGTCAATCCCCAACCCACACTTTCCGGGTTGGCGCATCGAGCTACTGCGCGATATGGCCGTGAACGGTGATTCAGACGGCTTCATCTCGACACCACAACCGATCGTGACCAACCGCCTTGAGCTTCCGGACGGTCTTGCCCGATTCCTGCAGCCGGGTGCGAGCGGCGTCATTGTTGGGCAGACGAAATAAGTGACGATCACCGAAGTGTTTCACCGAGGGAGGGAATTCATTTCCCTCCCTATTCTTTTTGGGATGTATGGGATATATTATTGAGCCGGTGGAATCCGGCAAACTATACGAGTTTCAGGGCAAGACGCCCGTCGTGCATCCGAGCTGTTTCCTTGCGGCAGGTTCTCGCGTGATCGGGGATGTTATGCTCGAGGAGAATGTGAGCGTGTGGTTCAACGTCGTCATCCGAGGCGATGTGGAGCGCATCCGCATCGGGCGCAATTCGAACATCCAGGACAACGTCGTCATCCACGTAACCCATTATAAGAATCCTACATGGGTCGGCGAGGGCGTAACGGTCGGGCATTCGGCTGTGCTGCATGGCTGTACAATCGGCAACGGAGCACTCATCGGGATGAACTCG is part of the Bacteroidota bacterium genome and encodes:
- a CDS encoding gamma carbonic anhydrase family protein; this encodes MGYIIEPVESGKLYEFQGKTPVVHPSCFLAAGSRVIGDVMLEENVSVWFNVVIRGDVERIRIGRNSNIQDNVVIHVTHYKNPTWVGEGVTVGHSAVLHGCTIGNGALIGMNSVVLDRAVIGEGALVAAGAVVTPHVHIPAGMLAAGIPAKPIRHLTDEEKAMVLEGADNYMKYVAHYRGEAPPERWDTGEFAR